A single genomic interval of Mucilaginibacter robiniae harbors:
- a CDS encoding ATP-binding protein produces the protein MADFGVGLYIRKEIIDRHDGKIGVGSQTGNGSTFWFTLPLN, from the coding sequence ATAGCGGATTTTGGTGTCGGTCTGTATATCCGTAAGGAGATTATTGATAGGCATGATGGAAAGATTGGAGTAGGCAGTCAAACCGGTAACGGCAGTACCTTTTGGTTTACCTTACCTTTAAATTAG
- a CDS encoding response regulator transcription factor, whose translation MIKVLIADDHQLFRDGIKALFALADDIEVVGEAEDGQGIIQLLGSGQMVDIIITDLNMPLMGGIELAEAIKRQNLAVKIIMVTMLDHERFIVQAFKAGVDGYLIKNAPAQEMIYAVRYVYANSRYLSMHLALRMLDRLMKTPILQQREHEVREVDFSERELEVLELIADGYTNQEIADKLFTSKRTIEGQRQAMLDKTGMRNTVALIKYAALNGIIH comes from the coding sequence ATGATTAAAGTCCTCATAGCCGACGATCATCAACTATTTCGGGATGGCATCAAAGCCTTATTTGCTTTGGCGGATGATATTGAGGTTGTAGGTGAAGCCGAAGACGGACAGGGCATTATACAATTGCTGGGGAGTGGGCAGATGGTAGATATTATCATCACCGATTTGAACATGCCGCTTATGGGTGGTATAGAATTAGCTGAAGCCATTAAAAGGCAAAATTTGGCAGTGAAAATTATTATGGTTACCATGCTTGACCATGAAAGGTTTATTGTGCAGGCGTTTAAGGCAGGAGTTGATGGTTATCTGATTAAAAATGCGCCCGCTCAGGAGATGATTTATGCTGTTCGGTATGTTTATGCAAACAGCCGTTACTTGAGTATGCACCTTGCCCTGCGCATGCTTGACCGCTTAATGAAGACGCCTATATTGCAACAGCGCGAGCATGAGGTACGCGAGGTTGATTTTTCTGAACGGGAACTGGAAGTTTTAGAGCTGATAGCTGATGGCTATACCAACCAGGAAATTGCCGATAAACTCTTCACCAGTAAACGTACAATAGAAGGACAACGACAAGCTATGCTTGATAAAACCGGCATGCGAAACACCGTTGCATTAATTAAATATGCCGCCTTGAATGGAATTATCCATTAA
- a CDS encoding ATP-binding protein: MSTGETRSNEHEEIIISLKSEIERLKKEVDHLRSACSAEGKKEFDNSQTRFSTIFEYSKLGNKVIAADLKILQVNSAMVNLLGYAKKEEIIGTRILDYSPKENHKHWRMLQERLWKKSTPSFSLETVLIKKDGSLIWCRVTSILFPDQGQQMGYTIIEDITENHELQLQKDEFIGIATHELKTPITSLKAALQLMNRMIKNEAAIPEKIAKLAFESQLYTSKLTHLVEDFLNTSKLEQGKLSINKRWFPLSDVIEGCCNHVQLDRRHFVTHSGDLSTVVYADRHKIDQIIVNFVNNALKYAPQSEEISIKVEQLENCTKISVTDKGEGIPAKDLPHLFDRYYQVRKGNSQSRGLGLGLYISAQIIKGHGGDIGVDSKVGEGSAFWFTLPHVQRDSEVG, from the coding sequence ATGTCGACCGGAGAAACGCGTTCAAATGAGCATGAGGAGATCATAATTTCCCTTAAAAGTGAGATTGAACGGTTGAAGAAAGAAGTTGATCATCTGCGTTCTGCGTGTTCCGCCGAAGGCAAAAAGGAGTTCGATAATAGTCAAACCCGCTTTAGTACCATATTTGAATATTCAAAGCTGGGAAATAAAGTGATTGCAGCGGACTTGAAGATTCTGCAGGTCAATTCTGCGATGGTTAACCTATTGGGTTATGCAAAAAAAGAGGAAATTATAGGGACACGAATTCTGGACTATTCTCCCAAAGAAAATCATAAGCACTGGAGAATGCTTCAGGAAAGATTATGGAAAAAGTCTACTCCATCCTTCAGCCTGGAAACTGTGCTAATCAAAAAAGATGGTTCCTTAATCTGGTGCCGGGTGACCTCTATATTGTTCCCTGATCAGGGTCAGCAAATGGGCTACACCATTATAGAAGATATTACTGAAAACCACGAACTCCAGCTACAAAAGGATGAGTTTATAGGGATTGCGACACATGAACTCAAAACGCCGATCACCAGCCTGAAGGCGGCTTTACAACTAATGAACCGCATGATCAAAAATGAAGCTGCCATTCCAGAAAAGATAGCAAAGCTTGCCTTTGAATCACAACTTTATACATCGAAGCTTACTCATCTGGTAGAAGATTTTTTAAACACATCGAAGCTTGAACAGGGCAAACTGTCCATCAACAAACGCTGGTTCCCCTTATCAGATGTTATCGAAGGTTGCTGCAATCATGTACAATTGGACCGCAGGCACTTTGTTACGCATAGCGGTGATCTTTCCACGGTAGTATATGCAGACAGACATAAGATAGACCAGATTATCGTAAATTTCGTAAACAACGCGCTGAAATATGCGCCACAATCCGAAGAAATATCCATTAAAGTAGAGCAGTTGGAAAACTGCACAAAAATTTCGGTCACTGATAAAGGTGAGGGTATTCCGGCAAAAGATCTTCCTCATCTTTTTGACCGTTACTACCAGGTCAGGAAGGGTAACAGCCAAAGCCGGGGTTTAGGGCTGGGTTTATACATTTCTGCGCAAATTATTAAAGGTCATGGCGGCGATATAGGCGTTGATAGCAAGGTCGGCGAAGGGTCTGCTTTCTGGTTTACCTTGCCTCACGTGCAAAGAGATTCAGAAGTGGGATAG
- a CDS encoding sensor histidine kinase: protein MDNGKSIFDFIDGKQLLRTTSLDGSMSGIIITNYQHPDNPIIYCNKAFEELTGYSYEEVIGKNCRFLQRDDRAQSSCYKLRAALEKGEECHVELVNYRKDGSLFWNELYIAPVQDGEGRITHYIGIQNDISERKLKGLSLKFKKLQDSELEQLKQDFITTASHELKTPLTSLKASLQLLNRLMDNDLTDTKQQLLLNKANTNLNKLASLIEDLLSVSRQESARLLHVYSFFNLNELIEKTIIEFELSARMSINIDGDKHVQVMADQDRIQQVLVNLLNNAIKYAPGSKGVLINLRDQGKEVQVSVQDSGSGIPPQNLPLIFNRYHRGEHHDLQVSGLGLGLFVAKEIVESHGGVMGVDSEVGKGSTFWFTLPVEVTLDNR from the coding sequence ATGGACAATGGGAAATCAATCTTCGACTTTATAGATGGTAAGCAACTATTGCGTACAACATCACTTGATGGTTCCATGAGTGGCATCATTATTACCAACTATCAGCACCCGGACAATCCTATTATCTATTGCAACAAAGCATTTGAGGAGCTAACCGGCTACAGCTATGAGGAGGTTATAGGAAAAAACTGTCGCTTTTTGCAACGGGATGACCGTGCACAATCCTCATGTTACAAGCTAAGGGCAGCTTTAGAAAAAGGGGAAGAATGTCATGTAGAGCTGGTAAACTATCGTAAAGATGGAAGCTTATTCTGGAATGAACTCTATATTGCGCCTGTTCAGGATGGAGAAGGTAGAATTACTCATTACATTGGCATTCAGAATGACATATCTGAACGAAAATTAAAAGGCCTTTCACTAAAGTTTAAGAAACTTCAAGACAGTGAACTGGAGCAGTTGAAGCAAGATTTCATCACCACAGCCAGTCATGAATTAAAGACGCCGTTAACCAGTTTAAAGGCTTCCTTGCAGCTGTTGAACCGGCTAATGGACAACGATCTGACTGATACCAAACAGCAATTATTACTTAATAAAGCCAATACCAATCTCAATAAATTGGCATCACTGATTGAAGACTTACTGAGTGTTTCCCGTCAGGAATCAGCCCGCTTATTACATGTCTATTCTTTTTTCAACTTAAATGAATTGATTGAGAAAACTATCATTGAATTTGAGCTTAGTGCCAGGATGTCCATTAATATTGATGGCGACAAGCACGTGCAGGTTATGGCCGATCAGGATAGGATTCAGCAGGTACTCGTTAATTTGTTGAACAATGCTATCAAGTATGCCCCGGGCTCAAAGGGTGTTCTGATTAATCTTAGAGATCAAGGCAAGGAAGTGCAGGTTAGTGTTCAAGACTCAGGCAGTGGCATACCGCCACAAAACCTGCCGCTTATTTTCAACCGCTATCATCGCGGAGAGCACCACGACCTGCAAGTATCGGGATTAGGACTGGGGCTTTTTGTGGCAAAAGAGATTGTGGAAAGCCATGGCGGAGTGATGGGGGTAGACAGTGAGGTAGGAAAAGGTAGCACTTTTTGGTTTACGTTACCGGTGGAAGTAACGCTTGATAATAGGTAA
- a CDS encoding acyl-CoA desaturase gives MIIVIFFIGHWFLSLFFQTFFQHRYASHRMFTTSKGWERVFYLMAYFFEGASFLHPRAYALMHREHHAYSDTEKDPHSPHFFTDVFQMLKATLKTFKDHRMKAIDPEARFKGYFPEWPVIDRMGSSLLSRLLFGVAYTLFYFVFATHWWMFLLLPVHYLMGPIQGAIVNWCGHKYGYTNFNNQDKSKNTSPFDFLMLGELFQNNHHRFPNSANFGKKWFEIDPVYPVMKLMHYLHIIRLRKAYLN, from the coding sequence ATGATTATAGTTATTTTTTTTATCGGACATTGGTTTTTGTCCTTGTTCTTTCAAACCTTTTTCCAGCATCGTTATGCCTCGCACCGGATGTTTACCACCAGCAAGGGTTGGGAACGCGTGTTTTACCTGATGGCGTATTTTTTTGAAGGTGCATCTTTTTTGCACCCTCGCGCCTATGCGCTGATGCACCGTGAACATCATGCCTATAGCGATACGGAGAAAGATCCCCATTCGCCGCACTTTTTTACCGATGTTTTTCAGATGCTGAAAGCCACGTTAAAAACTTTTAAAGACCATCGCATGAAAGCCATTGACCCGGAAGCGCGTTTTAAAGGCTATTTTCCGGAATGGCCCGTAATTGACAGGATGGGTTCTTCCCTGTTATCAAGATTGTTATTTGGCGTGGCGTACACCCTTTTTTATTTTGTGTTTGCTACCCACTGGTGGATGTTTTTGCTGTTACCCGTTCACTATTTAATGGGCCCCATTCAAGGTGCCATTGTAAACTGGTGCGGGCATAAGTATGGGTATACCAACTTTAACAATCAGGATAAATCTAAAAACACTTCTCCTTTCGACTTTTTGATGCTGGGCGAGCTGTTTCAGAACAACCATCACCGGTTTCCTAACAGTGCCAACTTCGGCAAAAAATGGTTCGAGATAGACCCGGTATATCCGGTGATGAAGCTTATGCATTATTTACACATCATCAGGCTCAGAAAAGCTTATTTAAATTAA
- a CDS encoding alpha/beta fold hydrolase: MPILLLAYFLTNLFTIVFIWLEVYLWRQWYLYKDLLTEHDHDYAQRCLIGAIAILVYLLIGKSIIRLLLSKTRKGEDEPKAERLEEQQQLQRPDGSIINVEHGGVKGKQTIVFIHGWNSNSMQWYYQKKYFGKNYHLVLMDHPGLGKSKRPDNKDYSLEKLAADLDAVIEQSGAKDPILWGHSMGGFTILTYCKEYPKKLAKIKGLILEHTTYTNPVKTSILSGLLTAIQNPVLKPICWLMIALSPVLWLSRWMSYLNGNMLIMTRFMTFAGTQTGKQLDFTSLLSAMAPPAITARGVLGMFNYDATPVLNRIPIPTLVVGADTDRLTKLEASIFMNKSIPGSRLVTLAPAGHMGFVERHAEVNEAVAGFLAELPA, encoded by the coding sequence ATGCCCATTTTACTCCTTGCCTATTTCCTGACTAATCTTTTTACAATTGTATTTATCTGGCTGGAGGTATATCTCTGGCGCCAGTGGTACTTGTATAAAGACCTATTAACAGAGCATGATCATGATTATGCACAGCGGTGCCTCATTGGAGCCATTGCAATACTGGTTTACCTGTTAATTGGCAAAAGCATCATTCGCCTGCTTTTAAGCAAAACCCGCAAGGGTGAGGATGAGCCAAAAGCTGAACGGCTGGAAGAGCAGCAGCAACTGCAACGGCCTGATGGCAGCATTATTAATGTAGAGCACGGCGGTGTGAAAGGAAAACAAACTATTGTGTTTATCCATGGCTGGAACTCCAACAGCATGCAGTGGTACTACCAGAAGAAATATTTTGGGAAAAACTATCACCTGGTACTGATGGACCATCCCGGGCTGGGTAAATCAAAACGCCCCGATAATAAAGATTACAGCCTGGAAAAACTGGCAGCCGACCTGGATGCGGTTATAGAGCAATCGGGTGCTAAAGATCCTATTCTGTGGGGGCACAGCATGGGTGGTTTTACTATACTGACGTATTGCAAGGAGTACCCCAAAAAGCTGGCAAAGATCAAAGGCCTTATTTTAGAACATACAACCTACACCAATCCTGTCAAAACTTCGATCTTAAGTGGATTATTAACGGCTATTCAAAACCCGGTACTTAAACCCATTTGCTGGCTGATGATTGCGCTTTCGCCGGTGCTTTGGTTAAGCCGCTGGATGAGTTACCTAAACGGCAATATGCTCATCATGACACGCTTTATGACTTTTGCTGGCACGCAGACTGGAAAGCAGCTGGATTTCACAAGTTTACTATCGGCCATGGCGCCACCGGCAATTACCGCACGTGGCGTACTGGGTATGTTTAATTATGATGCTACTCCTGTATTAAATCGTATACCAATACCTACGCTGGTTGTGGGTGCTGATACCGACCGGTTGACTAAGCTGGAAGCCAGCATATTTATGAATAAAAGCATACCGGGGTCACGGCTGGTTACTTTAGCACCTGCAGGCCATATGGGTTTTGTAGAGCGGCATGCAGAGGTAAATGAGGCTGTAGCTGGATTTTTAGCGGAACTCCCGGCTTGA
- a CDS encoding ATP-binding protein — protein MSNAIKYSPPYTTIEIACVTGSNNAHVTVKDEGMGIRLQDQAKFFDRFYQVEGQETSP, from the coding sequence ATCAGTAATGCTATTAAGTATTCACCACCTTATACCACCATTGAAATAGCTTGTGTTACAGGGAGTAACAATGCTCATGTAACGGTGAAAGACGAAGGAATGGGAATCAGACTTCAAGATCAGGCGAAGTTTTTTGACCGGTTCTACCAAGTAGAGGGACAGGAAACCAGTCCATAG
- a CDS encoding fatty acid desaturase, with product MPFLDYVLQQPSYGWKDEQGALIKPSAHQIFSEFFSRLNVYNDRRNWLPFLAWLKVLCLLPFFFIFLTHYLHWWTITAAFVYSMIIMGTHGTIWHHRYCTHGAYKFRNNFWRFFTKNLTISAIPEEIYVISHHVHHAKSDQPGDPYNAQAGFLYCFLADVNHQPIAKNLTESDYNRVMLLMKHTGIKPNTYAEYRRWGSYANPYREVLSWIGNWSFWYLIFFLIGGHALACSLFGAAGFWAVGVRTFNYEGHAKGKDKQRKGIDYHAKDKSINQLWPGLVAGEWHNNHHLYPKSARSGFKPMLFDLAWYYIKFMSVIGAVRSYRDDKKRFYEQYYKPNLKRTVPNAAV from the coding sequence ATGCCGTTTTTGGATTATGTATTGCAACAACCATCTTACGGGTGGAAGGATGAACAAGGTGCCTTGATTAAGCCCAGTGCTCATCAAATTTTTTCAGAATTTTTCAGTCGGCTGAATGTATACAATGATCGCCGGAACTGGCTGCCTTTTTTAGCCTGGTTAAAAGTGCTTTGCTTGTTGCCTTTCTTCTTCATTTTCCTCACACACTATTTACACTGGTGGACGATTACTGCAGCCTTTGTTTACAGTATGATTATTATGGGCACGCATGGCACCATCTGGCATCACCGCTACTGCACGCATGGGGCTTATAAATTCCGAAACAACTTCTGGCGCTTTTTCACCAAAAACTTAACTATCAGCGCCATACCAGAAGAAATTTATGTTATCTCTCACCATGTTCATCATGCTAAATCAGATCAGCCCGGGGACCCATATAATGCACAGGCCGGCTTTTTATACTGCTTTTTGGCAGATGTTAACCACCAGCCTATAGCTAAAAACCTGACGGAAAGCGACTACAACCGTGTTATGCTTTTAATGAAACATACCGGTATTAAACCTAATACTTATGCAGAATACCGCCGTTGGGGGTCATATGCTAATCCTTATCGTGAGGTACTGTCATGGATAGGCAACTGGTCATTCTGGTACCTAATATTTTTTCTTATTGGCGGACATGCATTGGCTTGCAGCTTATTCGGTGCAGCTGGCTTTTGGGCTGTGGGCGTTCGAACTTTTAACTATGAAGGGCATGCCAAAGGTAAAGACAAGCAGCGCAAGGGTATCGACTATCATGCAAAAGACAAATCCATCAATCAGCTTTGGCCCGGATTGGTAGCCGGTGAATGGCATAACAACCATCACCTATACCCCAAAAGCGCCAGAAGCGGCTTCAAACCCATGCTGTTTGATCTGGCTTGGTACTACATCAAATTTATGAGTGTGATTGGTGCTGTACGCTCTTACCGCGATGATAAAAAGCGCTTTTACGAGCAATATTACAAGCCTAATCTCAAACGTACAGTCCCTAATGCCGCAGTTTAG
- a CDS encoding HAD-IIA family hydrolase: MKNGLMIDMDGVIYAGETLIEGADIFIKQLLDEQIPFTFLSNSSQKTRRESVEKLENLGISVTEQHIYNSAMATGTFLKDQYPGCTAFVLGVGGLLGSLEQNGIKIVNSEPDFVILGEGHEFTLPMVLTAVDMILAGARFIATNRDPSPRKAGWNNLGIAATAAMIEEATGIEAFVIGKPSPVMMRSASRYMELEPSQTTIIGDTMETDIKGGIYMGFNTILVLSGMADKENMKRYAYKPNLVVSSVDEIKFPLKWW, encoded by the coding sequence ATGAAAAACGGCTTAATGATTGACATGGATGGCGTTATTTATGCGGGTGAAACGCTGATTGAAGGCGCTGATATTTTTATAAAACAGCTTTTGGATGAGCAGATACCCTTCACTTTTCTTTCTAACAGCAGTCAAAAAACAAGACGAGAATCAGTAGAAAAGCTGGAGAATTTGGGCATCAGTGTTACAGAGCAACATATTTATAACAGTGCTATGGCTACGGGAACATTCCTTAAGGATCAGTATCCGGGTTGTACTGCTTTTGTTTTAGGAGTAGGCGGTTTACTAGGCAGTTTGGAACAAAATGGGATTAAAATAGTAAATTCAGAACCGGATTTTGTAATACTCGGAGAAGGGCACGAATTTACCCTGCCCATGGTACTTACGGCTGTAGATATGATACTGGCTGGCGCCCGGTTCATAGCCACCAACAGAGACCCATCACCCCGCAAGGCCGGATGGAATAATTTAGGCATAGCAGCAACAGCAGCGATGATTGAAGAAGCCACCGGAATAGAGGCTTTCGTAATCGGTAAGCCAAGCCCTGTAATGATGCGCTCAGCCAGCCGGTATATGGAACTCGAACCGTCGCAAACCACTATTATAGGCGACACTATGGAAACGGATATTAAAGGAGGCATTTATATGGGTTTTAATACGATCCTGGTTCTATCTGGCATGGCAGATAAAGAAAACATGAAGCGTTATGCTTACAAGCCCAATCTGGTAGTAAGTTCTGTCGATGAAATAAAATTCCCTCTAAAATGGTGGTAA
- a CDS encoding OmpA family protein translates to MPSPTAAQDASSFKTHIEWSGSLSANFTVANLSLNQKRNFLSPYFTAGAGYMSYNAETFNTPSGANNGFQRNWFVPVGAGFKLGLSKGVNLDFGYTVAFMKTNRFDGVASGQNDRFSYAHGGFEFALGRRKSSQLQNYSAIAAIREESAAESASLRSALSTAEQRRLADEQQYQRDLGDDDADGVANKFDKCQGTQPNTTVDGAGCPLKVPAPVVNERVIVTEADRQVVNEAIKNLEFDLGKATIRERSYATLNRVAALLVEKNFSLKLAGHTDNSGSMALNLRLSKDRAEAIKAYLVSQGANPSRIEATGYGPNQPIASNKTAAGRQQNRRVEFSIF, encoded by the coding sequence TTGCCCTCACCAACAGCAGCGCAGGACGCCAGTAGCTTTAAAACACACATTGAATGGTCAGGCTCGTTAAGCGCCAATTTTACAGTGGCTAATTTAAGCCTGAACCAGAAGCGTAACTTTCTTTCGCCCTACTTTACCGCAGGCGCAGGTTATATGTCATATAACGCCGAAACCTTTAACACGCCATCTGGCGCAAATAATGGCTTTCAGCGTAATTGGTTTGTACCGGTTGGTGCAGGTTTTAAGCTAGGCCTTTCCAAAGGAGTGAACCTCGATTTTGGTTATACCGTGGCCTTTATGAAAACCAACCGGTTTGATGGCGTAGCCAGCGGGCAAAATGACCGGTTCTCTTACGCACATGGTGGCTTTGAATTTGCCTTAGGCAGACGCAAATCTTCTCAATTACAAAATTACAGCGCTATTGCAGCTATACGCGAGGAGAGCGCAGCAGAAAGCGCCAGCCTGCGAAGTGCATTGTCTACGGCAGAGCAAAGGCGCCTGGCCGATGAGCAGCAATATCAGCGAGATCTGGGAGATGATGACGCAGATGGTGTAGCCAATAAGTTTGATAAGTGCCAAGGTACACAACCAAATACTACCGTGGATGGTGCTGGTTGCCCGCTCAAAGTTCCGGCCCCTGTTGTTAACGAACGGGTTATTGTAACGGAAGCCGACCGTCAGGTGGTTAATGAAGCTATCAAAAACCTGGAGTTTGATTTAGGGAAAGCTACCATCCGTGAGCGGTCATACGCAACGCTAAACCGTGTTGCTGCATTACTGGTGGAGAAAAACTTTAGCCTAAAACTGGCCGGACACACTGATAACAGCGGATCAATGGCGCTGAATTTAAGGTTATCTAAAGACAGGGCAGAAGCTATTAAAGCTTACTTAGTATCTCAGGGCGCTAATCCGTCTCGCATCGAAGCAACCGGATACGGCCCAAATCAGCCTATTGCTTCTAACAAAACGGCAGCAGGCCGCCAACAAAACCGCAGAGTTGAATTCAGCATATTTTAG
- a CDS encoding TIGR04086 family membrane protein, with amino-acid sequence METQVRHPDDAMRTPGQISTHTPHSPTWHQRISWAAVFAGFIVAVLTQLSLTLLGVAIGMSTVDAVNHDTPGTGLAIGSGIWSALSIIISLFAGGWVAGRLAKDKHTSESMIHGILVAGLLFILTFYLLSNAIGSIVGGAGNVVGKAVSSATPSLKQAAQERYQPGSEAGKQQLSTDSANISEQVAANKDDVEQTARQVADDAASAAGKAALYSFIGVLLGTGAAAFGAKLGRDSKVPHDYHTHHLAQVNPVPDKRLT; translated from the coding sequence ATGGAAACACAAGTTCGTCATCCGGATGATGCTATGCGCACGCCCGGACAAATTTCTACACATACACCACATTCGCCAACCTGGCATCAGCGCATTAGCTGGGCTGCTGTTTTTGCAGGCTTCATTGTAGCAGTTTTAACACAATTATCGCTTACGCTATTGGGCGTTGCAATAGGCATGAGCACGGTAGACGCCGTAAACCATGATACCCCGGGTACGGGGCTGGCTATTGGCTCGGGTATATGGTCAGCTTTAAGTATCATCATTTCTTTATTTGCGGGTGGCTGGGTTGCCGGTCGTTTGGCTAAAGACAAGCATACTTCGGAAAGCATGATTCATGGCATACTGGTAGCCGGTCTGCTATTTATCCTTACGTTTTACCTGCTATCTAATGCTATCGGCAGTATCGTAGGCGGAGCTGGCAACGTTGTTGGAAAAGCAGTGTCCAGCGCAACGCCTTCTTTAAAACAGGCCGCCCAAGAGCGTTACCAGCCGGGAAGCGAAGCTGGGAAACAGCAGTTATCTACAGATAGTGCGAACATCAGCGAACAGGTTGCTGCCAATAAGGATGATGTAGAACAAACAGCCCGTCAAGTGGCAGACGACGCAGCTTCGGCTGCCGGAAAAGCTGCTTTGTATTCTTTTATCGGCGTATTACTAGGTACAGGCGCGGCAGCATTCGGTGCAAAATTAGGCAGAGATTCTAAAGTACCACATGATTATCACACCCATCACTTAGCTCAGGTCAATCCCGTTCCTGACAAACGGCTAACATAG